ctTTAATATGGATAAATCTAACCCCCTTAGTACTCTGATGGTCGTCAGATCACTTaacattgaaagtgatccatttcgaccacctgaggaaaaagaagagatacttggtccggaagtaccatatctaagtgcaattggagcgctgatgtaccttgcaaattgtacacggcctgatatatcatttactgtgaatcttttggcaagattcagctcatccccaactcgaagacattggaatgagATTAAgcatgtttttcgttacctccaagggaccattgatttaggcttgttttatcctaaaagttcaaaaggtcaaatggttggttttgcagatgcatgatatctttcagatccacacaaagcccgatcgcaaacaggatacgtttttacgatcggaggcactgctatatcttggtgCTCTCAGAAACAAACactcgtggctacttcttcaaatcatgctgagatcattgcactccatgaagcaagtagagaatgtgtatggctaagatcaataacccgacacatctgttcaagcagcgggattgacgaaaatatggagccaactattctatatgaagataatgcagcatgtgttgctcaaacaaaggatggatatatcaaaagcgatagaacgaagcatattcatccgaagttcttctcatacactcaagagctcgtgaagaagaaagagattgaagtaagatatgtccaatcatgcgacaatgcagctgacctcttcacaaaatcactacctacctcggtattcagaaaacatgtccacaacattggaatgcgccatcagaaggatctatgactgatcattcgagggggagcttacgtagttgtactctttttaccttactatggtttttcccattgggttttcctggaaaggtttctaacgaggcaacaaagacgttaagcgagagcggagagtgacaccggtccccaagggggagtgttacgaaactTAATTTCAAACAAAGAGGCGCACACATATGTTGAAATAATGAAAGATGTGGGTCCCACTgtcactatttgcacagtaatttttcttctataaatacgAAGTTTTTCGATCATTTGTAAGATAacaattacatcttcttcttctttataataaactctctccttTATATTAATGTTATTTGATTTCTACAgatattaaattctactcttatttaaatttttcgatactataaattataagttatttcataacacaaaTATCTTTGTGCATGAGTTACATCAGACCAAACGGGATGATCGACGTCAGATTTTGATCAGGACCCACCTTAAATGATTCTTTTGCTAAGGTGTGTATATTCAATTCAGTTTTGTTTCTGTTCACGTAAGTAAGTGGAGGAAGAAAACTCAAAAGCTGAAGGATGTGACATGCTTGCCGCAAAAGTGGACTAAGAAGACAAGCAAATATGTGGCAGTGGATTCTCTGCTTTGATCAAGAAGCTGAAAATTCAAAGGCGGAGACTGAAAAGAACTGTCTGCGTCCAAGTAAACGCAAGCATTTCTCTTCCTTACAAACCCACTCTACTTTTATCAAggaaataacaatttttcttcaaaatatctTTAACATGAGCTCTTTTAatccttcttcccttttgaTGATCTTCTCTCTACTATCTTTCTTGGTCTTTAATCTCACTGTTTCCATGTCTTGTCCTACACGATGTGGAGGAATAGACATCCCGTACCCATTTGGAATCGGGGAAGGCTGCTATCTGAATAAATGGTACGAAATTAAATGTGATCATAATAACTCTCTTTCAGTTTCAGGGAAGCTCGTCCCTGTTCTTTTCGTAATCGGCAAGGAAGTTGTGAGTATCTCTTTTCCAGGTAAACTCCTCTCGTATGGTTCTGATCGCATGCCATATGGGAAAGTTCGAATAAAAAACCCAATAATTTCAAAGGGGTGCTCCCGCAACGAACAAGAGTCTACATCACTTCTGAACTTGACGGGGAGCCCCTTCTACGTTAGTGACAGTAATACACTCGTAGCGATAGGTTGCAATAACAAGGCGTCCTTGACAAATATCGAGCCAAGCATCGTGGGATGCTTCTCCAGTTGCCTCCCAACAAATCATACGACTTCAAAAGATTATCTAGAGACGGTTAATTGTAATAGTAAAAGTAGGTACGATGACGACGGCTACGGGTATTGTAGTGAAAGAAGCTATATAAATGAAACAAGCTGCAACGGTAACCGATGTTGCAAGGCAAGCATGCCCGGTAGTATTCAACAGGTTGTTGGTGTCAGAATAGATGATAACACCACCACAAGAGGAGGGTGTAAAGTTGCCTTCTTAACATATGATCAGGCATACTCTTTATTAGACGGATCTGATCCAAATCTGGTTCTTGCTAAACGATATTCAACAGTTGAGTTCGGATGGTTCATCCATACAACGGATCTTCTTTCCTTCGTAGACTCTCTGAAATGTATGCCCATGAAAGAGTACATAAATCTAAGCCTACGTTCATACGAGGGGACTTCCGGAATAAGTTGTGCATGCGACTATAATTCTTATTTTCCTAACTATACAAGTTGCAGATGCAATAGAGGTTACAAGGGAAATCCATACATTCCGGGCGGGTGTAAAGGTTAGTAAGTGCATTTATAGTTCATATTTTGTATTCAAGTCTTCTATATTATCAAAGTAACTATGATATCATCATGGTTGATTTCAGtttcatgtaaaaaaaaaaacagatattaATGAATGCACTGAAAATGACTACTCGATCTGTGGGGACGGCACTTGTGTCAATATGCAGGGATCCCTAAAATGCGTGTTTAGCAATCATAGGCTTGCTATAGGTAAACCGAGCAACTTTCTATCTCAAATACATTTTCACCCAAAGCCATGCAAGAAAATGTaatttggttttctttattcttttgtAGGGTTTGGTTCTAGTTTCGGCTCATTGATCTTTATTGGTGGAATATACGGGTTATacagatttattagaaaacaaaggAGGTTAAACCAGAAAAAGAAGTTCTTCAAGCGTAATGGAGGTTTATTGTTGCAACAACAATTAATTTCAACTGAAGGCAGCGTTGAAAAGACGAGAGTGTTCAGCTCGAGAGAGCTGAAAAAGGCCACCTTAAACTTTTGTTTAACTAGAATACTTGGCCAAGGTGGTCAAGGTACCGTGTACAAGGGAATGCTTGTTGATGGTAGAATTGTAGCAGTGAAAAAGTCTAAAGTCGTGGATGAAGACAAGTTGGAAGAGTTCGTCAATGAGGTTGTCATTCTCTCCCAGATCAACCACAGAAACATCGTGAAACTTTTAGGGTGTTGCCTTGAGACAGATGTCCCTGTTCTTGTCTACGAGTTTATTCCCAACGGCAACCTTTTCGAGCATCTTCATGAAGATGAGTCAGATGATCACACGATGACTACGTGGGAAGTGCGTCTCCGCATTGCTATAGATATTGCAGGAGCTCTTTCGTATTTGCATTCGGCTGCATCATCTCCAATATATCATAGGGACGTCAAGTCTACTAACATAATGTTGGATGAGAAATATCGAGCCAAAGTGTCTGATTTTGGCACTTCAAGAACAGTAACGGTGGATCATACACATCTTACAACAGTCGTTTCTGGTACGGTGGGATATGTGGATCCTGAGTATTTCCAGTCTAGCCAGTTCACGGACAAGAGTGATGTTTACAGCTTTGGGGTGGTGCTTGCGGAGCTTATCACCGGAGAAAAATCAGTATCCTTCTTGCGGTCTCAAGAAAATAGGACATTGTCAACTTATTTCATTCTTGCGATGAAAGAGAATAGGCTGTTTGACATTATCGATGCAAGGATAAGAGATGGTTGCAAGCTGAATCAAGTGATTGCGACGGCAAACCTTGCAAGGAAGTGTTTGAATCTAAAAGGTAGGAAACGGCCAAGTATGCGAGAAGTGTCCATGGAATTGGAGAAAATTCGTGGGTCTTCGGTCGATATGCAACTACATGAGTATGGTAGTGAAAACGAGGAAGAGAATGAAGAACAAATTGTGGATGCTAACATAGAGTTACAATCATGGAACAACATTGCTGTTACTGCCCCAACTTCTCAATACGACGTGGGTACATCGACTTTGCCAATGTCAGATGTTGAGCCTCTGTTTCCTTTTCAAACACGGTAATAATTTCAACTTTGCATACCACGGCATTATCTAGTGTCTTTTGCTTTTCCGTCCGATTTTGGTGTTTCTATATGTGTGAATGTATTTCTTTTTATGAATAACTATGATTGTGTAATAAAAGGATCTCGTTTGTAACACAGAAGTTTACATTTTGATAAGCCATTTTGAcgaacataaaaacaaaaacaaataaatattggaAAATACCGCaagatagcactaaaaaaatttatgtcacaaatatagatcctaagaatcaaaatgaccaaaatatttcattaaagaggtaaatatacacttatacccttagagttaactaatccaaaccttagggtttagagttgaggggtgggaatttgggattgagatttaaaattttataaaataaaaaacaaatattaaaaatttgaaaataaaaattttaaatatagtttcaaaaagtattttcgaattacaaaaaaaaaatttcaaaaaaaaaaaattatataaactttttttttaaaaaagttcgaatttgaaaacatataatctaaaactataaaaaaaaaatattatttttaattatttttaatttttttttaatttttaatttttaatttttttatatatctagggtattatggtcattttatctattaaatgaaatattttggtaatttttctccatgtgatctatttttgtgatcaaaacttgaaaatggtctatttaggagaattaCCCATACATATTACTATACTTTAGGGTTAAGGGAGTTGTTCAGAATTGAGTCCAGTTTAATGTCATTAGTTAAGGGAGTGAGCCGATGTGGTGAGTAATAATTAAAAGAGGGTTTTAGTGGAAAACTAAGACTAGCAGCAGGAGCTGACTCGTTTTAactttttggtttgtttagCTTTGTTTTTATCACTCAAGCTTGTTTCTTTTCCTAGACATGTATGTGGTTGTAATTGGTTTGAAGTTATTAATTAGTTCATCTTTGATATTGTGGACACATTGACGTCCATATCATAGCCTTTcaatatattacatttttttaatcaatgtttAGTGTTTGAGTTACTACTCTATCCACCACATCAAACTTCAATTTTCTATCCACAAATTTAAGAgatctctcttgttctttattcatGGTTATGTTAGTGTTCATATCCACAACATAATCAAAATCTTCTTTCTTGTCCATAGACAAACATTGTTGTTGGGGTTGTGTCATTAAGCTCAGCTATTGTGGAGTTTGCTCTGATGAAACTTCTGGAATTTTTACATTCATCTCCGTCCACGTATCTACGTCCACGCATCATCTGTCCACGCATCATCCGTCCACGCATCAAATGTCTCTGAATGTGCCTCAACAAAGTTGTCCACAGTTTATTGTTAGCCCACAACAAAGTGTCTCACATATAAGAAGTCAAAAAATGGCCTAGACAATAATCAACTCTTTAAAAGGCACAATTATGGcagttcaaattttaaattgtttttttttaaaacgtctgCTTTATCATTAATGAACTGAGGAGTTTACATAATCTTCATGAAGAAGATTAGTTATGAAACATGgaacataataataaaatcgATAAGAATCATCATTAAGGCTTTGGTGAGTAGCTAGCTTATCCGCTACTTTATTTGCTTCTCGCCCAATCCATTGGTACATAACTCCTTCGAATCTTCTTTCCAACCATTTGATATCTCTTATCCAGTTGTAAAGACCAAAGTGCTTACGTTGATAGTTGAGAAGTTGTATAGCTTTTAGACTGTCTCCTTCAATAATAATACGTCTATACCCTTTGCTCCAGCAATATTGCATTGACATGAGGATTGCTTGTAGTTCTCCTTCTAATGCAGTACTCACTCTCTTCCCTTTTGCTTGAACGGCTCCTCTGTAGCAACCATTTGCATCTCGCAAAACCCATCCACTATTACTCgcaaattttaaattgttttaatagCATTTACTGGTCCTAAGATGAAGTGATTATGGACTAATGTCCCACTTGTTGGTTAAAGCTATAAATAATTCTGGATTATCTCTTTCgacaaaaaggaaaagaataaaaaaaaagaaggaaaatatGTGTCACGTGGATAGCACATGGAGATCTATTGCCGCGTTTAAAATCCTAAACGCACTGTGTCACTGTTTTAGCTACGGTTGGCTTTTCTGTATCGTCGCCCTCGATCTCTTCAAACACTGCTTTTTTAGGGCCGTCGATTCTCGCCGGGGTTTCACCAAGCCAGCGCCGTCGATTTCATATCCTCCGAACGATGAAGCTCACCGTTAAGACTCTCATGGGTCGTCAATTTGAAATTAGGGTTCAGTCCTCCGATACGGTTAGTTCTCGTCCTTTTTCCACGAGTAAATCCGCGTAGGAGAGTAGAGAAACGTAGGTTCCCTCACATGAATAGCATCAGATCcacaatttcgaattgttgttCTATTAGTGTTTAATATGACTAGCGAATCCTGCCGTGAAGAGAACTTTGGTTTGGTAATGAAACTCTTCAAGTTTGTGGATTATACATATGAATGTGCTTGTTTTTTGGTAAGATAATGGCGGTGAAGAAGAATATAGAGGATTCACAAGGGAAGGATAATTATCCATGTGGGCAGCAACTGTTGATTCACAATGGAAAAGTTTTGAAAGATGAAACTACTCTGGTGGAGAACAAGGTTACTGAGGAAGGCTTTCTTGTCGTCATGCTTAGCAAGGTACCTACACTATTTTTAGGGGAAGCTTTGAACATTAGTTAATTACTAAACTTAAAATGTATGAAGATATACTAAGAGAAGAACTTAAACAAGGATAAAAGCTGTTCTTAGGCATCTGTTTTGTTCATTATTGTTCTCTTGCagtgatatatatttatcttgTCGTGGCACTGACGTTGTCTTTTCCTTTGGTTATGATGAACTGTAGAGCAGAACTGCAGGTTCATCATCTGGTCAGTCGTCTACTCAGGTAGCTTATCTATTTCTCGTGTGTTTGCACATCGCACTTTCTGTCTGATGATTGGAAAAAACTTCTTCTATTTCACAGCCTGCTTCCACTACTACTACCACATCTTCGACTAAGGTAACTTTCTTGCATATATTTACTTGTGGAGTATGCGATGGGATAAGCAGCACGCTCGGTTGTATTAATACAAGTTATTATTGGTTAATCAGCCTGCAGCTCCATCTACAACTCAGTCTACAGCTGTGCCTGCTTCACCTGTTACTGCTCAAGAACAACCAGCGTAAGTCTTATTACTGAAACAATGAGCTTCTTtggagaataattttttttgcatttttcctTCCGTTGGTCTTGCCTACTGCCCCTTTTATGTTTTCCGAAAGTTTTCCATGTTTGACGTCTAGTATGTGTTGTGTAACTTATCTGTTCTGGGTTTCATTATTAGAATATAAACTACTCAATTGAACGGTATGTGGCAGGGCACAGACTGACACCCATGGACAAGTTGCTTCATCATTGGCTAGTGGCAATCGTCTTGAGCCATTGGTGCAACAATTAATGGACATGGGAGGCGGGAGCTGGGACAAAGAAACAGTTACTCGTGCACTTCGAGCTGCTCATAACAACCCTGAGAGAGCAGTGGATTATCTGTACTCTGTAGGGACTCTCTCTCTATGACATTCTTATTCCTTTAGGCTTTAAAGGATGAAATTATTgacattttaattatattataggGGATTCCTGAAACTGCTGAAGTAGCTGTGGCAGCGTCTGGTGCAGCCCTTGTCCCACCTGCGTCTGGAGGTCCTAACTCATCTCCTTTGGATTTATTCCCTCAGGTATTTAGTATTATTTGTGTGTATCCAAAAGAGTTGATAGGTGTATTGCGTTATCTTCTCACTCTATGGTTTACTCTTCCTAGGGAACAGTTGCCTCTGCTGGCACTGGTGATCTTGGGACGCTTGAATTTCTTAGAAACAATGATCAGGTTGCTGTTTCAACTTCTTTTTGTTTCCTCCATCTCCTCATTGCAAAGTTACTTTTTTTTAACCATGTGGCTCTATCCTCATCAGTCATGATTTTGAGCGAACGATTATGGATATGGTTAGAACCACATTTTATCAACTTAAGCTGAAATGTATTTTCTATCATAGCCAATATAACAAGGGATGATAAGCTAAATGTGTATACATGGTTTGACTGTTTCTAAATGTGTATACATGGTTTGACTGTTTGTTCTAACTTTGGCGAATTTCATCAAACATAGTCATTGTCGTGTATTTGTTATTGTATCAGTTCCAACAATTGCGCACCATGGTCCATTCCAACCCTCAAATCCTCCAGGTAAATTTTCGTTATCCTCATCCGGTAATCTGTAAAACTTATCACTGGTTCTGAGCGTCTTTTGTTGAAAACCGCTGCTTTTGTTACCACCAGCCCATGCTTCAGGAACTTGGAAAGCAAAACCCTCAACTTCTAAGGCTAATCCAAGAGAACCAGGCAGAGTTTCTTCAGTTAGTAAACGAGCCTTACGAGGGATCTGACGGGTAAGTCCTCCAATCTGTTTACTGTACTCTAAGGTTCTGTTTGATGTAATAATATGCTGGTtcataaaatttgaaacaaaaaaaaaaccatcagGGATGCAGACATTTTCGATCAACCCGAGCAAGAAACGCCACATTCCATTAACGTCACCCAAGCAGAACAAGAAGCTATTCAACGGGTAAAACACCATTAATTGTGCAACACTATTTTCACAATGCAACCCTTCTTATTTACGTTGTTTTTGTCCTCTATAACAGCTAGAGGCAATGGGATTTGATAGAGACTTAGTAATAGAAGCCTTTCTTGCATGTGACCGTAATGAGGAATTGGCAGCTAACTATCTATTGGAGAACTCGGGAGATTTTGCAGACTGAGTTTCCAAACACTCTTTGAAAAGTTTGTCCCTTTTCATCTACATCTTGGCGTTATTTTACTTACATTATCTGATTAGAATTATTAGTGTGGTGGGATTTTCTCTTTCttacttcagttttttttttgcttgaatTTTCTTTACTCCATTTGAGGTTTTCTTACAACTCGTGTGGTTGGTTGTTGCGTTTGTGATAGATTCCTATGTGAGCAGAGATGCAAGATCACGTAGTTCTCGAGGGGATAAACATAAAAAACTGTAATAGATATTTCATCATATCCAAACTTTTTCTATGTTGTGATTTATTGGCAATTCACGGGTTTTTCGGTGTTTGAAAGATGAATCATTACAAGTgttgcaaaataaaaaaaggtgAATCATTAAGACAAAACTAGTCTAGAAAAAACCCGGTTTAGTTTGGTACAAATTATTAAATCATTCATTTTATATGTTGATAGAGTAGTTATATTTAGTTATAGTCCTAAACCGGATTTGATTATTCCTGAATCgaatatttaacaattaatttattGTAGTTTTTCTCATACATTCGTGGTTaaatatttaatgaaatataGACGgtcagttttttttgtttaggataatatttagatatatcTGATTTTACaagaaattttcttaaataagaaaGCAGAAAGAGACCTAAAATGGCGGGATTCCAAATTTAACAGATATTAACAGCCAAAAAAGCTATTGAGCGGCGATCCGATTC
This Brassica napus cultivar Da-Ae chromosome C6, Da-Ae, whole genome shotgun sequence DNA region includes the following protein-coding sequences:
- the LOC106406862 gene encoding wall-associated receptor kinase-like 10, which encodes MWQWILCFDQEAENSKAETEKNCLRPSKRKHFSSLQTHSTFIKEITIFLQNIFNMSSFNPSSLLMIFSLLSFLVFNLTVSMSCPTRCGGIDIPYPFGIGEGCYLNKWYEIKCDHNNSLSVSGKLVPVLFVIGKEVVSISFPGKLLSYGSDRMPYGKVRIKNPIISKGCSRNEQESTSLLNLTGSPFYVSDSNTLVAIGCNNKASLTNIEPSIVGCFSSCLPTNHTTSKDYLETVNCNSKSRYDDDGYGYCSERSYINETSCNGNRCCKASMPGSIQQVVGVRIDDNTTTRGGCKVAFLTYDQAYSLLDGSDPNLVLAKRYSTVEFGWFIHTTDLLSFVDSLKCMPMKEYINLSLRSYEGTSGISCACDYNSYFPNYTSCRCNRGYKGNPYIPGGCKDINECTENDYSICGDGTCVNMQGSLKCVFSNHRLAIGFGSSFGSLIFIGGIYGLYRFIRKQRRLNQKKKFFKRNGGLLLQQQLISTEGSVEKTRVFSSRELKKATLNFCLTRILGQGGQGTVYKGMLVDGRIVAVKKSKVVDEDKLEEFVNEVVILSQINHRNIVKLLGCCLETDVPVLVYEFIPNGNLFEHLHEDESDDHTMTTWEVRLRIAIDIAGALSYLHSAASSPIYHRDVKSTNIMLDEKYRAKVSDFGTSRTVTVDHTHLTTVVSGTVGYVDPEYFQSSQFTDKSDVYSFGVVLAELITGEKSVSFLRSQENRTLSTYFILAMKENRLFDIIDARIRDGCKLNQVIATANLARKCLNLKGRKRPSMREVSMELEKIRGSSVDMQLHEYGSENEEENEEQIVDANIELQSWNNIAVTAPTSQYDVGTSTLPMSDVEPLFPFQTR
- the LOC106402413 gene encoding ubiquitin receptor RAD23b, which translates into the protein MKLTVKTLMGRQFEIRVQSSDTIMAVKKNIEDSQGKDNYPCGQQLLIHNGKVLKDETTLVENKVTEEGFLVVMLSKSRTAGSSSGQSSTQPASTTTTTSSTKPAAPSTTQSTAVPASPVTAQEQPAAQTDTHGQVASSLASGNRLEPLVQQLMDMGGGSWDKETVTRALRAAHNNPERAVDYLYSGIPETAEVAVAASGAALVPPASGGPNSSPLDLFPQGTVASAGTGDLGTLEFLRNNDQFQQLRTMVHSNPQILQPMLQELGKQNPQLLRLIQENQAEFLQLVNEPYEGSDGDADIFDQPEQETPHSINVTQAEQEAIQRLEAMGFDRDLVIEAFLACDRNEELAANYLLENSGDFAD